catCAAAGGACCCGGACAAAGACAGGAGAAATGACTTGTCTAAAGGAAAGTGGTACTGTGATATAGTAATATGGATTAGGAAAAAAGGAATCATGAGGAGTAACAGTGTTACAAGGAATGTCGGGGACATGTTAGATCTAGACGCCAGAGTGTCAGACTCCAAGAGAGAAGATGCATATGAGACTATGCAAATGATGCTGAAGAGAGAAAGCAAGATTATGAGAATGGCAGAAATGTGAGGAAGCTAAGGAGTAATGAGAGTGGGGGATAGAAGGAAAGGAATAACACTTCATACTCACCAAGAAATTTCTCCACTGCTTGTATTGCTTCTCTGTCATCCACTGTTATGGAAACGAGATTGTGTTCTTTTGCACACTGCAGTGCTCTTTCGCACACTGTCTTTGCACCAAGGCACTTTGCAATGCTAAAGaagaaacatacatacatgcatgagaggtgatcctttaaaaaaagaaaaagtatatattttacttgGTGGTGGAGGTGGGCAAATAGGGCCAGTTAATGATACAGTTTCTGTTATGTTGTTGTTCAGCAGTCAGGATTAGACAGAATAATTCCTTATTGGACATACGTGAATGAGACAGCCTCTCACCTGATGGCATGCAGTTTATGGTTTCCAAATTAATTGGACAGTCTCTCATCTAGTAATGTGAGAATCTCAGACTTTACAGGAGGTGTGAGACAGAGTAAAGACTATTTAGTTGCAGGGGCGCTGTGACAAATTGTTAAAAACATAAGAGTTGTTTCTTGTGGTGTGAGCTATGTGGCAGACAGGTACTTCTATACTTTATACTGGCTGCAGGGATGGAATTCACAGCCTGTAACTCGTCActcctttttaaattatggtTCCTATAATTGTTGGTCAATCTTTTTTTGTACATCCATGTACAGGTGGTCTTGATAGGTTTCATGTGCTAATAATTATGTATGGTAGGTGAAGGTTATTGGTCAAGTGCCCTTTTATAGTATGGTAGAGTCTAAGTTTCTCTGGATCCTTATTTCTTGCAATGGTGATCCAATAGGCAGGAGCAGGATCATCAATCTCAATATCCCTTGTGGCCAAACATAAGAAGCATGCGAGAATCTTTTCAATTCAAACCACCCAATTCCTCTGGCAGTGTTGCTGGCATAGGATGCTTGATGATGATGGGAGCCGTGTTTCAGGAATAGCTGAATTAATCCAGTAGTGTCCAGATTATGACTCCGTAGAGCCCGAAGCAAAGAATCAAATATTAGTTTCTCGTACTTGCATCCTTATGTTTTAGCCAAGATCCTTATGTTTTATCCTGCGGTTGGTCGCAGCCGATCTGTATGGCTTTAAATTACGTGTTGTGGCCAATGACATGTAGAAGTCACCTAGGTTGCTTTGGGATTTATCCCCTGCTTttgtaaaaataacacacacagaaGTGGGCAACAGAAAACCAAATATTGCAGATGTTGTAGCTCATGCAGGTCAGACTGACTTTAAAGAAGGTGAAACTCCAGGGCAGTAGTAACTTTTAGCCTCAAGGTATGAAAAGAGCAGACTGTTAAGAAAATATCGTTGgtgaatgtatttataaaaatattatgtcTTACCTGGTGATATCTGGGAGTGTGACAGCTTTGCCAATCTGGATGGCTGCGTTTAAACAGTGAGCTCCCAGTGTCTCCATGGCAATGATGGGCACATCAGGCCAGCCCACTTCAACCATCCCTGCAGCTACCCCAGCTAGGAGACCTCCACCACCAACTGCCACCACTAAAGCACCAGGTTTCTGACAACCCATAGACGCCTTCAACTCATGTATAATAGTTGAGTGACCTTCCctaaagagaaaacaaaaccaTGTGTAATCATTAATGGCCCATATGTacaaccaggggagggctggcagcctaaggcctgggggacaagtctagtcaagtggcccattgcgccaccgccatccatgcccatcttttcctgattttctaacgcatattgatgtaatgtgatgggactgggagtaaaataattaatgtttaatacaaaaattagctgtaacaaaaaaaaatgaaaatatggaaaaactgGACCCTAGCATTTCCTAGGGCCCCTGCCACACTGACCAttgattaggggaagactgtgagagtcagtacagtcttccctcctcctgaccctactgtgacattgagaggtcctctaccctgtaatcatcccgaaaatccctttgtccctcattcactaagacacacctctcttttacttactccctttAGTTccggtatagatcaaataaacaacacatgtaaacagcacgtgcatgtatagatcaactgaataagaaatacaaaccctgtatttgcaggtatacataaataatgcatatcatagcagatacagatcaacagaataacacacaaactcagctttgcaggtacaaatcaactggaaatcacataactaagcattaaaggtatagataaaaccccctaaattacaggcatagatcacaggatgcacaccccaaagccagccctggtgtccaaaCTTCCCACATAGAACACGACCGGcgccaagataacattaacaaattaatgCCCAGcatgagccaattttgtccccaaacagcccgccctgacaccagtacaggcaACACcgccacccaaacacacacaccaggacaggctctgccacacagacacaggctctgccacacagataccaggacaggctctgccacaccgacagccaaacacacagacaccaggacaggctctgccacatcaacacccacacacacacacacctggacaggctctgccacaccgacacacaaacacacacacacacacacacaccaggagaggctctgccacacagacagccaaacacacagacaccaggacaggctctgccacaccgatatccaaacacacacacacacaccaggacaggctctgccacacctacacccaaacacacacaccaggacaggctctgccacactgacacccacatccaaaatgctttccacactggtttgctgtttgtttgttcttcccccttgtgtattgttgcCAGAcctcttttgttttaatgtatttcccccacacccttgtgcatTGCTTAATGATTTTCAAGCTGCCAGCATGTCTTACCGCCGCatataaggtaggctagatggggaagggaccagggagattagtagacgaaaaCGATCAcaaagatcttcgtggtgtgtgtcttcgttttaccgccgctgtcttctcttcttcgtgtcttcggaacgaacatgaaaacgcactcttcatgttcgttttcatgtttgcccgaagacgaatgcacaagtctactgcaTACTCACCAGATGACTGGATGGTTGAATGGAGAAACATACACTGAGCCTGGAGCCTCAGCTAAATGGTGAGCGAGAGCATCAGCCTCATCCCAAACCTGAAGGAGAAGAGATAAGATGTTTTAGTAGTACAGTAGTGATGTACTATGCTGTGTTAGAATTTAATATGTCTTACCATTAATAGGGTTAAGATGCCTCTCCACACATTAATTTCACAATacattaagcaaataaatatgccattttattctttcatctAAAGGTTTATTCCCATACAATCAACAAAACTTTAATAATGTTTCTATAGCATAGTTGCGGCTAATCTTTAGCACCCCAACTATTGTAAACTAAAGGCCTCATGTTACGCAGGTTCATGATGGTCTGCTAGCTACTACTACCAtggtcatttcatttttcttaataATTTGCTCCCCACCAGGAAACccctctcctgagccaacaaagttAGGCAATAGGGCTGAGTTAGGGAGGATTTTTGCCAGCCCCCCCCTTAAAAAATCCTGCAGATGCCCATGTTCATTCAGTGGCTAGTGATTTTGTGAACATGGCAGGTACAGCCCCTGCCATGCATCTTTGTCAACTATGTGAAAAAAGGCTTAGCAATATTCAGGGCTCAATGGGAAACATCAAGCGTAATTGCATCAATTGCGTGTTCATACTTATGTACGTTTTGTTTTAAGACACCGAAAACAAGGGATTGTTCataaaagatgaaaaatatttataaatcattTGGTTGTTATTTGCTGCTGGATGTGGCCATTGAACAAGCTAATTCAAATGTATGATCGGTAAGAAGATATTACACTTCTGTATGCCAGACATACAGATCCTGATCCACTCAGAGCAGAATAATGTTTCCTTGACTTGAGCGTGACGTTAGTTTATTtcaattacattatatgtacacTTTTCATCATTGTAGCAAGAGTTGttgaatacatacataaaccATCTCCAAAGCTTGTGTTATTAACAAAATAGACTTTGAATAACATTATATGCCTTTTCTTACTATGCAATGCTTATTTTATATAGGCTTGTTTTGAATTGCTTCTTCCTTCAAATCAATGtaatatattatgtttctgtaatCTCATCACATGTATTGTTTTATCTATTGTTCATGGTTGCTATGGCTGCATGTAACATAAAGAGCCCAATGCTTTCTTAGGTCTTTAAATGTGccaattcatatattttttcatattcacACTCAATTACCCACTGGCTATTATttccatttaatgtattatattcaaTATTAACAATAACTTTTATAAAATAGCTATGGTTAAGAAAAAACAACTGTGGGAAAGATTACATatcttgtgtgtatatgtatatatatatatatatatagagagagatatatatatatatatatatatatatatctatatatatatatagatatatatatatatggctcctccataggagcacatgcgCATGTGAACCCCCAAGCGCAGAAGGAACTGAATtcagattaaaatggattttttatgaatttagcaattttttttcccttttgtgctTTGAGGTTCACGTGCTATGAAGCCTTCTGTCCCCTGATATAGCCTGCCTATGACTATTGCACGTGAGATAGAAGAAAGACCCTATTTGGCTCAATTGCTGCCGCGCTTGCTAAAGTGCCAGCTGAGCCGCCCATTTGAGGAGCTGAGGAGCTCCCAGCCGTCAGCTCCCAGCCAACGGCTGGTCTACGCATTGTGTATTTGCatagaaaatatacattgttcACCGTTACTGATGTGTGTTGGAGGGGTTTAGTGACAAGATTACAATtctaactagacttgtgcattcatattcaggcgaacatgaaaacgaacacgaagggttcaatagagtcgctcgcacggacctttaactcctgtcccccccaggccaagtttcgccgtcaggagttaaaggtcagtGACTTCATTGgtcactcgtacggacctttaactcctgaagcAGGTGTCTCCTCAGGCGGAGTTTCGTcgtcaagagttaaaggtctgtacgagcaactctattggtcgcaggcagggagctccttcattcgttgatgccagaggagctccctgccggcaaccaatagagttgctcgaaCAGACCTTCATtcctggaacctccccaggccaagttccgccatCAGGAGtgaaaggtctgtacaagctaCTCTATAGGTCccttgtatggacctttaaatcctggagcggggagaccaccCAGGCGGGGTTTCGCCATCAGGGATGAAAGCAGCTGGAACACAGTGAGgaactttaactcctggagctgGGAGACCAgtatgtctttattttttttcatttcttgatATCACTCGCAAAATTGAATTGCCCTGCACGCAGCCTTAGTCTATCTTCAGGGCAGTTTGCATCCAATGTGAGTTGCCACGCTACTACTGAGGGGTCATGTGACACAGATTACATAATCCCACTGAACTTCGCCTCAATTACAAAATTGGATCAGTAATCGGTTTGCAAGACATAAAGAGGTAAGGTACGTAATTTGGCATATTGAAATGTTCCAAGTTACCACATCTCATCTGTTAATTTTGTGAATAAACTTGATAACAAAAATCAGATCCAGAGTGTTCTGCTCATTCCACCTGAAGTCCTACCACCTTGTTGGACTACAGGACCTGTATCCTCATAAAAAATTCCAATTAAAGGCAACTGTCCAGAATGAGGGTGCATACAATATTATAATGTGGAGTGGTGAAAATGTACTTCAGAAAGCTTTCCGCTAAAACACAACATTCAATGTGACAATGAAGGGCATCTAATTAAGTGTTTAGACCCTGACCCTCAAGTGATCACTATTCACAAACTGCAACTTATCAAGTGATTGAACTTGGCTATGACCTGCACAAGTAACCACACCACTAAATTTCAAAACAATTGAAATTGTACATTCCATATCTAAACATACAAATGTGAACGCATATGAACAGGTAACCATTTTAGaccccttttttgtgttttatgggAAAGTCGCTGAAGCACAGGTTAGTTTTATGGGGTGGGAGAGACAAAATCAATATGTATGGAAGACCCATGAAGCTGAGCTGGTGTAGCGCTAAAGTGCTACTTTTCTATTGTGCAGTTCACGTTGCTATGTAAAAGTTTAGCCTTAACCTCTAAACTGTTTGGTACTGATGGCATGGTGAATAAAAGACTACAAATATTGCGGCACAGCAgtcagtggaaaaaaaatgggacacttgtaggttttattattatttgaagttGTCTCACCAGCACCTCCAACCTTCaagttaaattaacattttacagaataagtgggtttttttgcaacataaaataaaaatccttaAGTAAACcccatatttattttctaaagctCTGGCAGTAACAAAATGAATACTGAATTGTTCAACTGAAATTTGCATGCACCAGGTGGTTGTGAAAAAACTAAGAGCGAggaacaattattatttttggctaTTCATGTATTAGATATTAGACGCATGACCATCATAATTACCTTTCCTTTCATTacaacatctgcccccagattcTTCAGCTTTTGCACAATGTCTTGACCTGTGCTTTCTGGCACTACTATGGTGGCCGGTAATCCAAGCTTATTACATGCATAGGCCGCTGCCAGACCAGCATTACCTCCTATGTGTGAGAGAGAAGAAGTGTGTGTTAAAGATTAATAATTGAAGAGTACCACAGACAGACTAAAAATTAGAGGGGGGGGTTAAAGGATTCCGGTCTAATGTGAGATTTTGGAGACAAactaatgtataaaaaaacatacatgtacataaATGAATGATAAAACAAATAGTAAAGGTGGTCTATCATAAAAGATAGCATGTGTACTTTTAAATATGATAGACTTACAAAAATCCCATGCCAATAAGTTCCATCTATATAGCAAGATAACCAACTTACAAATATATAGCTAATAAGAAAGCCAGGGAAAACATTATAGCAAATGTGTGTATGCCCCTGCTACCATATAACCAAAACGTATTGGGACATTTGACCATTAGACCAACAGGGACGTTTAttgcattgcattctaaatacagagagattaatatgtagttggtcccccctttgtagctataacagcttccactcttctgggaaggcttttcacaagattttggagtgtttctgtgggaatttctgcccattcatccagtagagcatttgtgaggtcaggcactaatgctggatgagaaggcctggctttcAATCTCCGATCCAATTCATCCTAAAGGTGtccgatggggttgaggtcagggctctgtgtgggccaggcAAGTctttccaccccaaactcatccaaccatgtctttacggaccttgctttgtgcactggggcacagtgatGCTGGAATACAACAGGgttttccccaaactgttcccacaaagttggaagcatagctttGACCAAAATGTtgtggtatgctgaagcataaTGATTtaccttcactggaagtaaggggccaaGGCCAACCTCTGAAAAACAGActcataccattatccctcctccaccaaactttacagttggcacaatgtagTCAGGTAGATAACGTtttcctggcatccgccaaacccacactcgcccatcagactgccaaacagagagaagcgtgattcatcactccacagcacacgtttccactgctccagagtccagagCCGGTGTGCGTTACACCACCCGATCCGATGCTTGGCATTgcacttggtgatgtgaggcttacATGCGgatgctcggccatggaaacccattccataaacctctgtttattgttttatttaaaactccGTTTTAAGTTTTTTGTGCTGCTATTAATTCAATGGAAGATTGGAAGTGTTGGGATGACATTTCACGAACTAACTTATtgaaaaggtggcatcctatcacagtaccacgcttGAATTCAATAAGCTCTTCAGaacaatccattttttttcacaaatgtttgtaaatgcagactgcattgTTTACACCTGCGGCAATGGATCTgactgaaacacctgaattcaataattaagaggtatgTCCCAATACTTCTGTCCATATTGTGTAAGTagaatcacaaaaaaaacatacaagtaAGGCTGTCAGACAAGCTTCATGTGTGGATGCAACAAAACATAACATTCATAAAGTTATATATAGAACAGCCTTTAGGTGAAATGACCTTGCCCTGCGCACATTTGTGACATAATGTAAGACATTGTGGTTGCTTCTTTATAACAtagaaatgataataataatttacctgAAGAGCAGACAAACCTTGTATATCCCATCTTGGATAACTAGAAAAGACGGGAAGCATTATAAACTTtgctaaaacacatacacatataaaaatgtttatatatagttgtacattgtacagcgctaatatgatggtgctatacaaaacaataaatgatacatgtatatacatatatatatatatatgtatatacatatatacacacacacacacacagagtgcatacagtatatacagtgctACATTAGCTTCTAGAGTAACATATAGAATGTGATTCAGACATAGCATTCACTTTTGAAAGATGCCGTTTCTCCCAAGGTAGAAGGAGCCCCTGCCTCTGAAGAAACCGCATTAACTGCCACAAAACACATGAGGCGTTTTTATGTCTTTACCAACCCATTAAACAGCATTGATAATTTGCCCATTTAAGTAGAGGTGAGATTTGTGAATAGCCGCAATTCTTTTCTGTCATACTAAAGGCTAAAGACGAAGGGGGGGAGGTGTTCTTTGTAGACAGTAGTACACTATTTACCCTACAATAGGTGCTATTACCCTGAAAATTGTGACCTAGAAACACTAACACTTGATCACTCTGCCTTGCTATGGTTACAATGTATGTTAAGCAATAtcatgcttttctttttttattattaaacaggAACCAGATGTGCAAAGGCTGCCACCTAGTGATGGATTCAGGAATGACATTAAGCcccttgtgtattttatttagggggggggttgtatatactattttcattttattttattattaataaaaaaaagttactttataGACACGAGACAATCTTGCTGTGCCATTGTTTAAATTGTTATGGTTATCTCACTGTTTCCTACAGGGTAGTGAAAACTTAACGTCTGTCTTTATTCAGAAGAAGCTATGAagtcattattttttgttgaaatcAGACATAATTCTAAAAGAGGTGACTTCACCAGAGTCCATaaattgcaatttatttataagttaagtTTGCATAGAAATCGCATAGTTTCCTAAATCACATTTTTAGGAACTATGTGCATATCCCTTCCAATTAACTATTATTTCATCTCAAAAGTTGGTCCCCATCATATTTTCTCTCTCGGATAAAGTGCATCATGTGACAAGAATATCTTTCCCTGTAAGCTaggtttaaatttatttttcttcaacaGACCTTGTCTGCGCGAGATATTGTTCAACAAGCGGCAACATAAGCATACACAATACCAAGGGGCCCAACTCAGGGACCCAGTTGCCTCCTCCGAGGCCACAATCTTCTGGCAGGTTTTGCAGCAATCAAATCAGCTATcaatctgccccccctcccccagtttTGTATCAGGGGGAGTACTGCCATTGGGACTGGTCCTAGTGGGCCTAGTCCAGGATACATTACTGGTCTCGTTTACATCAGGGCAGAATTTGGAATGGTGCAATACCAGCCGGGTAGTCCAGGAATAAAACCTCCTAAATACACTTTCTAGACAACAGTCTCTATGCACATTACATCTGCTGCCACTTTCTATCACGCAATCCTGCAGTGTTTTCCCAGCTTTATGGACTGATGTTCTCCTCTGTAAATCAGATGTAAAAGCACTGCTAATGATCACCCCAATGAGAATTGTACTGTACTTTAGTGGTAATTGCCTGACTGAATTGTGTGTCCTGCTTTCTCTTGTGTCCCAGTGTGATGGTAAGCCATATCTTTTATGAAGCAAATGTTCCTCCATTACCCATAATAATTTATGGTAACAAATTGTATTGTTTCTCATACTTAAAGGTCTAAAGGTAAATATAAACAGTTAAATATCTGGTGGCAGACTAGCAATGGCAGGTGAAGTAACTATTGCTCTGTTTTTGACTTTTGGCCACATACTTGGCGGCAGGAAGCATCTGTGGTCAGAGCCGCCATTAGAAATGCTAAGGCTCAGTATTAACTAAAGTCAGGCTGCTTTGGGGGTGGGGCTACAGGGAGCTTAGAGTATGGAGGTGGGGTTAAACTGGAGATCTCTGTTTTGGGGTGGGGTTGTATGAGAGCTCTCTGTTTGGGGGAGGGGCTACACACCTGCAGGACATTATGGCTGCCGTTATGGCAGCCAGAACCCTGCTCCGTCAACGCCTGTAGCTGGAACACAATGCTGAAGCATCTTGTGGCCGTTATAGCGGCCAAAACACTAAGCTGGAGCCAGCGCCATAAAAGCGAGCAGCCAAAATACTGTGCTGGGACATCCCCTGGCCTTTATAGCAGCTGGAACACTATGGTGGAGCATCCTCCAGCAATGACAGCAGCCAGAATACTATGCTGGGGCATCCTCTGGCAGTTATGGAAGCCATAACACTTGTGGGAGTACACCAGAGTGGGACCATGGCAGCCTGAGATAGTAttagtttgttttatatataccaATGCATTCTGTATTAGAGAGGACAAAAGCTCCATTTTTTATGTGGCTAGatataacattttttagatCTTCCATTaagagttaataaaaaaaaaaaaagaaagcgttGACTTATTTCTGGTTCTAATAATTGTGTTCAATCGAAATTAGTGTTTGTACATACAACTAAAATGGTGCATTGCATATGGACAATCTTGTCCagttgtgtatacgtgtgtctGTTTTCTAACCTTCTGACAGTAGTGGCCAATCCCTCGAATCTTGAAGGATCCCATAGGCTGGATATTTTCCAACTTCAGGAGTACTTCTGTCCCAGCAACACTAGACAACGGAATGCTCTTCGTCAATGGAGTGACAATATGAAACGGTTGGTCCTGAGCGGAATCCATCTATAGGGCACAACATATAACACATGAGTATGCAGACCAAGGGTTGTAAACCCAGGTGAATGTATCTTATGTTAGAAAAGAGGCATATTTTAGTTGCCCTAATATATTTGATTATGACACCTTTGTTGAATGCCTATCATCAACTATATGGCTTACCTTATCTAATGACAGCTCTATGGAATattatggtgctatataaaacaataataataatacaggtgtgcaaatttgaaatatttctttaattgaATATACAAAAAACGTAACTttgattattaaataaaaatgacttaTAGGAAACAGGAATGCCCTCTATAGCAATTCTTTAGTTCATCAGCTCCAATCAGTCCACTTTAATAAGGTACAACGTTTAGTATACTCTCAAAACCAGTAAactcttaaaaaaataaccacaattACCACAATCCTATTTATCCAGTTTGTTAacggctttttgttttttccagatATGTGTTAATTAATGATAAGATATCAAGTAACACTAATAGTgataattatcattatttttattcaaatggAAGACACAACTGCTATTATCTACTTTATGTTtcgtataatataattatattaggcAGCATTTTTGTCCAACCATATCCTGACAAAATgctgatgttattttaaaagataCTGCCAATTTTAAGAACATAAGCCTGTAATGTTAAAGATACAATACACTTTCTACTAGGCATGGTTGATTTTCTAACGTAAAAGGTAGCTGTTGGAGAGACTGGACTGCtaacttttataaaataatctaaaaatgtaatttccttCTCTAGAAAAGCAAAAGTTCCTTT
The DNA window shown above is from Spea bombifrons isolate aSpeBom1 chromosome 1, aSpeBom1.2.pri, whole genome shotgun sequence and carries:
- the SDSL gene encoding serine dehydratase-like — protein: MLITDVQKQPAWELKMDSAQDQPFHIVTPLTKSIPLSSVAGTEVLLKLENIQPMGSFKIRGIGHYCQKLSKMGYTRFVCSSGGNAGLAAAYACNKLGLPATIVVPESTGQDIVQKLKNLGADVVMKGKVWDEADALAHHLAEAPGSVYVSPFNHPVIWEGHSTIIHELKASMGCQKPGALVVAVGGGGLLAGVAAGMVEVGWPDVPIIAMETLGAHCLNAAIQIGKAVTLPDITSIAKCLGAKTVCERALQCAKEHNLVSITVDDREAIQAVEKFLDDELMLVEPSCGAALSAVYSGHIQRLQQEGNLKMPHGPVVMIVCGGSAISLSQLQDFKSLLGMD